A stretch of the Negativicutes bacterium genome encodes the following:
- a CDS encoding amidohydrolase family protein, which translates to IHKMTGMVADRLRLSDRGRITVGAWADLTVFDFNTIGANGSITQPTEYPNGIAYVLVNGKLTWDNGIYHDVRGGKAIRNPKRFSKA; encoded by the coding sequence CATTCATAAGATGACTGGTATGGTGGCGGACCGTCTGCGTTTGAGTGACCGCGGCCGCATAACCGTCGGCGCCTGGGCGGATCTCACGGTTTTTGACTTCAATACGATTGGAGCCAACGGCAGTATTACACAGCCGACGGAATATCCCAATGGTATCGCCTATGTTCTGGTGAATGGCAAACTGACCTGGGATAACGGTATTTATCACGATGTCCGCGGCGGCAAAGCCATCCGCAATCCCAAACGATTTAGCAAAGCATAA
- a CDS encoding adenylosuccinate synthase — MSVRAIVGAQWGDEGKGKIVDLLAQDADVVIRFQGGDNAGHTVVNPYGKFALHLVPCGIFNPKVLNIIGTGTVIDPANLLEELHKLHAAGVATENLIISNRAHLSLPLYSRLDQLLEKARGGNAQGSTLRGIAPVYAAKALRVGLQMGQMLDREQFARSLTELLEQGNHLISSFFGGELLDADAIVQQYLQFAETLKPYIADTLPVIAAALKQQKNILLEGQLGVMRDLDWGIYPYSTSSNPTAGGATSGAGIAPQQITAVTGIVKAFSTAVGAGPFPVELQDATGEYLRNFGEEFGATTGRPRRCGWLDLNALRYAAQLNGFTDIAITKLDTLDQLKTLKVCTAYKINGKIVEGMPLAYELAKAEPVYIEVPGWNCSTQNARSWQDLPVAARDYVELIEAACGVKASWLSVGPSREAAFQR, encoded by the coding sequence ATGTCCGTTCGTGCGATCGTTGGCGCCCAGTGGGGGGATGAAGGCAAAGGCAAAATCGTCGATTTATTGGCTCAGGATGCTGATGTTGTGATTCGCTTTCAAGGCGGCGATAATGCCGGTCATACGGTGGTCAACCCCTACGGTAAATTTGCGCTGCATTTGGTCCCCTGTGGTATCTTCAACCCGAAAGTTTTAAATATCATCGGTACAGGTACGGTCATTGACCCCGCCAATTTACTGGAAGAGCTGCATAAATTGCATGCAGCCGGTGTGGCAACTGAGAATCTGATCATATCGAACCGTGCCCATTTATCACTGCCTCTCTACAGCCGCCTGGACCAGCTGCTGGAAAAAGCCCGCGGCGGTAACGCGCAAGGTTCCACTCTGCGTGGAATCGCACCGGTTTACGCCGCCAAAGCGCTGCGGGTCGGTCTGCAAATGGGTCAAATGCTCGATCGGGAGCAATTTGCCAGGAGCCTTACTGAATTACTGGAACAGGGAAATCACCTGATCAGCAGTTTTTTCGGCGGTGAATTGCTGGATGCCGACGCCATTGTTCAGCAATATCTGCAGTTTGCCGAAACACTCAAACCCTACATCGCCGATACCTTACCGGTCATAGCGGCTGCGCTGAAGCAGCAGAAAAATATTCTGCTGGAAGGTCAATTGGGTGTGATGCGCGATCTGGACTGGGGGATTTATCCTTACAGTACTTCTTCCAACCCCACCGCCGGCGGAGCAACTTCCGGCGCCGGTATCGCACCGCAGCAAATCACCGCTGTCACCGGCATTGTCAAAGCCTTCTCGACCGCAGTCGGAGCAGGACCTTTCCCGGTTGAACTGCAGGATGCAACCGGTGAATATCTGCGTAACTTCGGGGAAGAATTCGGCGCCACCACCGGCCGTCCGCGCCGCTGCGGCTGGCTTGATTTAAATGCCTTGCGCTATGCGGCGCAGTTGAACGGGTTCACCGATATCGCAATTACCAAGCTGGATACTTTGGATCAATTGAAAACACTGAAAGTCTGCACAGCCTATAAGATCAATGGCAAAATCGTCGAGGGAATGCCGCTGGCCTATGAATTAGCCAAAGCGGAACCCGTTTATATTGAAGTGCCCGGTTGGAACTGCAGCACACAAAATGCCCGATCCTGGCAGGATTTACCCGTTGCTGCGCGAGACTATGTAGAATTAATCGAAGCAGCCTGCGGTGTCAAAGCCAGCTGGTTATCGGTTGGCCCTTCGCGCGAAGCCGCCTTCCAAAGATAA
- a CDS encoding LysR family transcriptional regulator, with protein sequence MDFQHLQTFCRTAETLNMTRAGEILCLSQPAVSKQIQMLERDLGGELFVRQGRQLSLSPLGQLILPQAHSVIQQVEELQQQATQAIDPLQGRLVIAAGSVTVAYLLPEVLTAFRRAYPRAQLAVFAGKTTETVRMVDERIAHIGLVSSKVIHHHLQIEPLFHDAMALVAAPSLVSEDLALLAAGPWLIFTRGTGFRTYIDDFFAEHQFVPQNVMEMDSIEALREMAIAGLGYSLLPLRAVREAIERGKLQVIYRDKFIPAARCNSLIYRKENSFFLKEEFLSLARKFLKD encoded by the coding sequence ATGGATTTTCAGCATCTGCAGACATTTTGCCGAACCGCTGAGACGCTCAATATGACCCGTGCGGGAGAAATCCTCTGTTTGAGCCAACCTGCGGTCAGCAAACAGATTCAAATGCTGGAGCGCGACCTGGGCGGTGAATTGTTCGTCCGGCAAGGCAGGCAATTGAGTCTGAGCCCTCTGGGACAACTGATTTTACCGCAGGCGCACAGCGTGATCCAACAGGTGGAAGAATTGCAGCAGCAGGCGACACAGGCGATCGATCCTTTGCAAGGACGCCTGGTGATAGCGGCGGGCAGCGTCACGGTAGCCTATTTATTGCCGGAGGTTTTAACTGCTTTTCGGCGCGCTTACCCAAGAGCACAGCTGGCTGTGTTTGCCGGAAAGACGACCGAAACAGTGCGTATGGTGGATGAAAGGATTGCTCATATTGGTTTAGTCAGTTCGAAGGTCATTCATCATCATTTGCAGATTGAACCCCTGTTTCATGATGCGATGGCGCTGGTGGCAGCACCTTCGCTGGTGTCGGAAGATCTGGCCTTGCTTGCCGCCGGACCCTGGCTGATTTTTACGCGCGGTACCGGCTTCCGCACCTATATTGACGACTTTTTCGCCGAACATCAATTTGTTCCTCAGAATGTGATGGAGATGGACAGCATCGAAGCGCTGCGCGAAATGGCAATTGCCGGTCTGGGTTATTCTCTCTTACCGCTGCGAGCGGTCAGGGAAGCCATTGAACGAGGTAAATTGCAGGTGATTTATCGGGATAAATTTATCCCTGCCGCCCGCTGTAATTCCCTGATCTATCGGAAAGAGAATTCTTTCTTCCTAAAGGAGGAGTTCCTCAGTCTGGCACGGAAATTTTTAAAAGATTAA
- a CDS encoding class I SAM-dependent methyltransferase has protein sequence MSDLMNGFIDYYAALLQPSLEMVDFLSREIGNISTAHVLDAACGGGELAHLLAVNGAVVTAVESEQALLAKAIAYSNRDRVPRALQFEAAPLLQLPGSNGSYHVILCLNNASAVLQDEAEYGEFFQQAAKLLTKGGRLVMQLFNYDLLAATKEQDLPDLANTEIGIRLKRHLELQPEGDLCLTTRLSLLRIDAKELSYQQIMLYPIRKLQLQKMLNDAGFSVIDFYGGMDAGVWQESSPSTVLIAIRG, from the coding sequence ATGTCCGATTTAATGAATGGGTTTATTGATTATTATGCGGCTTTGCTGCAGCCGTCCCTGGAGATGGTCGACTTTTTAAGCAGGGAAATCGGCAATATCTCAACTGCTCATGTGCTGGATGCGGCCTGCGGCGGCGGTGAACTGGCGCATCTCCTGGCGGTGAACGGAGCCGTTGTGACTGCGGTGGAAAGTGAACAAGCTCTGTTGGCCAAAGCGATTGCTTATTCAAACCGTGATCGTGTGCCGCGGGCGCTGCAGTTTGAGGCTGCTCCTTTATTGCAGTTACCCGGCAGCAACGGCAGTTATCATGTCATCCTTTGTTTGAATAATGCCTCCGCCGTACTGCAGGACGAAGCGGAGTATGGCGAGTTTTTCCAACAGGCAGCCAAATTGCTGACCAAAGGCGGCCGCTTAGTCATGCAGTTGTTCAATTATGACCTGCTGGCGGCAACCAAAGAGCAGGATCTGCCGGATCTGGCCAATACCGAAATCGGGATTCGCTTGAAACGTCACCTGGAATTGCAGCCGGAAGGGGACCTTTGTCTGACGACCCGGTTGTCCTTGCTGCGGATTGATGCAAAGGAACTATCGTATCAACAGATTATGTTATATCCCATCCGGAAGTTGCAGCTGCAAAAGATGCTGAATGATGCCGGTTTTAGCGTCATCGATTTTTACGGGGGAATGGATGCCGGCGTCTGGCAGGAAAGTTCACCCTCTACCGTGTTGATTGCGATAAGAGGGTAA